Within Paenibacillus albicereus, the genomic segment CATGGATGCGCGCCCAGCCGTCCTTTTCCTCCGCGACGAGCACCCGCTCGCCCAGCAGCAGCTGCGTCTGCAGCCGGTTGCCCTCGCACAGGTCAAGCCGCTGCTCGAAGCCCATGCTGCCGAGCCAGCCCCTCACGTCCGCCGGGGACGCCAGCGCCGGCGCGTCCTGCTCCCGCGCATGCGCCGGGCTCGTCCATACGCCGGCCACGCTGACCGCCACGCGCGCTTCCTTTCCGCTCGCCTGCTTCATGCCGCCATGCCTCCTTCAACGATTGAATTCGCCATGCGTTGACTTGCATTCCAGAGTTCTGCTTCTACCTTCTCCACCAACAGTCTCCGATCCTTTGCATCGAACAAAAAACCCGATCATCGTGCATGATCGGGAATGACAATTCACGAGCCGACGAAATCGGCTTTTTGGCTCAGCTGCCGCTGAAATGCAGCCAGTTTGTTTACGTTCTCTGGGTGCAGCGTGCCGTCCTGCTCCATCAGCATGGCATGCTGAAGGGCAATTTCATGAAATAGCGCAGCGGCCTCTTGCATGAACACGGCTTGTTCGGCCGTCAGAGGATTGCGGTCCAGCTGATGGTGGACCAAATAGTCCAGCATCCTGCCGCCCACATGAAAATCGGTGATTCTGTCATCCGTCATTTCTCTTAAAATGGTGGACTCATTCTCATATTTAATCAGCATCAAACGCATCGCCTCAAAGGAAACGATGTTTCCCTCTTTCGTCGCCTTGAATAACTCCCTTAATTCGAGAGCAGATCCTCTCGCCAGTGTGGAATTGACACTAAAAAGGTCTGTTCCAGATTTTCGCTCCCAATCGTTCTTGTCCTTAATTGTCACAACAAGAGCAAAAACTAATCCTATAAGAACAACAGAGACCACTATTTGAATAATTTTCCTGATCATTTTAGTCCTCGTTTCAATTTCAGAAATTTTGATTAAAATAAGTCTCCACTTTAGGAGTGACAAAAAATACCGGGGAGCTATCGACATAGCACAAGTAAATTACTTTTGCTTTGACAAAAACTTTAGCCGTGGTATCAACATCTTCTGTGACAGGATAGTAGAAACCGAGACCGCCCTCCGTTAGATCTGCAGCCGCGGTTACACCTTGTGTTTTGGAGGGCAGATCTGCATTTTTATCAATTGGCCCATTAAATCACTAACCAAAGCTAATTCCGCTTTGTACGTCTAGCTGTCTGCACGCACGGCCGGAGCAAAGCCTGCGCCGACACTTCCCAAAACCAAGATCGCTGCCAAGAAGAAGCCAACAGCACGAATCGAGATCATCCTTTTCATCATATGAAATCAAACTCCTTTTCATCCATTTATACCCGATTTATACACTTATACCTAATTTATCTATCAGCACAAAATGGAAAAAAACCAGAGCCGGATTCACCTTCGAATCCAGCTCTGGCTTCACCAAAAACCTACGAAACCGCAACGCCCGCTCCCGGACGGATGATGCGCACGCCGCGGATGCCGAGGCCCGGCGCGTCGGGGAACGTCATGACGCGGCCGTCGTAGCGGACGCCGCCGTCGACGATGTCGCTGCCGATGAGCAGCGGCGCGTCGAAGTCGAAGCGCGTGATGTTCTTCTTGCTCGCTGCCAGATGGGCCGCCGCCGTGACGGCGACGCGCGACTCGATCATGCTCCCGACCATGCACTCGACGCCGTGCTGCTCCGCGAGCGCGTTGATCTGCTGCGCCTTGTAGATGCCACCCGACTTCATCAGCTTGATGTTGATGAGGTCGGCCGCCCGCAGCTGCAGCACGCGCAGCGCCTCCGCCGGCGAAAAGACGCTCTCGTCCGCCATGATCGGCGTCTGCACGGCGTCGGTGACGGCCTTGAGCCCCTCGACGTCATGGGCCCGCACCGGCTGCTCGACGAGCTCGACGTCCAGCCCGAGATCCTCCATCCTCCGGATGGCGCGCACCGCCTCCTTGACGCTCCAGCCCTGGTTGGCGTCGAGCCGGATGCGCACGTCCGGACCGACGCGCGCCCGGATTCCCTCGATCCGCCGCACGTCGAGATCGGCCTCGTCCTTGCCGACCTTGACCTTGAGCACGTCGAACCCGCCGCGCACGCTCGCCTCCGCATCGCGCGCCATCTCCTCCGGCTCGCCGACGCTCACCGTGAAGTCGGTCTCCAGCACGTCCTTGTATCCGCCGAGAAATTGGTACAGCGGCAAGCCGCAATGCTGGGCGACGAGGTCGTAGATGGCCATGTCGAGCGCCGCCTTGGCGCTCGGACTGCCGACCATCGCGCCGTGCACCGTCTGCAGCAGCCGCTCGTAGCCGAGCAGGCTCTGCCCGATCAGCGGCGGCGCGAGCGTATGCTCGATGGCCGCCTGGATGCTCTCCAGGCTGTCGCCGGTAATGACGACAGTGGACGGAGCCTCGCCCCAGCCGATCCGCCCGTCCCGGTCGCGGACGCGCACGATGATCGACTCCGCCTCGCGCACGGTGCGCAGCGCGGTCCGAAAAGGCTTCGCCATCGGGGTCGACTGCCGCATCGCCTTGATGCTCTCTATAATCATGCCGGATGTCCTCCTCAACCTAGCCTCTCTCGCTGTCCGTCACCGATCCGCTCCCCGTCTCGTCCTCTGCCCAGCCCGGGTCCGTAAAAACCAGCCGGCGCTCCGCCGTGCTCAGCCGCGCCTCTACGCCGAGCGGCACGACGAGCTGCGGCGAGCCGTGGCCGATGCGGAAGCCGGCCAGCGCCGGCTTGCCCGCCGCGCCGAGATGCTCCTGCAGCACCTCGTCCAGCGTGAGCGACGCCTTGCGCTTGGCCGGGCCGCAGTTGTGGAAATCGCCGACGATGACGCCTGCGGCGTCGTCCAGCTTGCCCGCCTGCCGCAGCTGCATGAGCATGCGGTCGACGCGGTACGGCTCCTCGTCGACGTCCTCCAGCAGCAGCAGCCGGCCGCGCGTGTCGAGCTCATAGCGCGTGCCGAGCGTGCTGACGAGGAGCGACAGGTTGCCGCCGACGACCGGACCGCTCGCCTCTCCCGGCACGATCGGCCGCAGCGGTCCGTGCTCTTCGCCATAGCTCGGCGCATGAGGCTCCAGCAGCTGCCGATACGCCTCCAGCGTCACCGGATGCGGCCGCGCATGGTCGAAGCCGCCGCTGCCGGCCGGCTGCTCCCGCAGGTCGATCATCATCGGCCCGTGAAAGGTGACCAGCCCGGCGAGCCGGCCGATCGCCGCGTGCAGGAACGTGATGTCGCTGTAGCCCCAGAACGCCTTGGCGTTGGCGCGGATGACGCCGTAGTCGAGCCGGTCGGCGATGCGCGCCGTGCCGTAGCCGCCGCGGGCGCAGACGATGCCGGCGATCGACGGATCAACGAACATCTCCATCAGCTCGTCCGCGCGCTCCTCGTCGCGGCCGGCGAGGTAGCCCCGGCGCAGCGATACAGTGCGGCCGAGCCGTACCTGCAGCCCGAGCCGCTCCAGCTGCCGCGAGGCCGCCTCGATCTGCTCCGGATCGCCGGGACTGGCGAGCGCGGGGATGCCCACCGTGTCGCCGGGCTTCAGCGCCCGGGGACGCAGCATCATTTCAGCTCCGCCCACTTGAAGTCGATGAATCCGAACGCATGGCGCACGACGCCGGACAGCTTGTCGCTCTCGAGGTTGACGCTATTATAGTAGTAGAGCGGCAGGATCGGCGCGTCGTCCATGAGGATCTTCTCCGCTTCGTGCATCATCTCGTAGCGCTTCTTCTCGTCGGCCTGCTCGTACGCGCCCTGAATCAGCTCGTCGAACTTGGCGTTCTTCCAGCCGGTACGGCTGAACGGATTGTCGGACTGGAAGCCGTCGAGGAAGTTGATCGGGTCGGCAAAGTCCGGCAGGAACGACGAGCGGGACAGCTGCAGCTGCAGCGCCTTCTGCTCGGAGACCATCACCTTGCTCTCCTTGCTCTCGAGCTTGACGTCGACGCCGAGGTTGTCCTTGAACATCGCCTGCATCGCCTGAGCGACCTTCTGGTTCACGTCGTTGGTGCTGTACGTCAGCGTGATCGGCGGCAGCGCCGAGTAGCCTGCTTCCTTCATGCCAGCCGCGAGCAGCTCCTTGGCCTTGGCCGCGTCGAAGCCGATCAGGTCGCCGCCGACATCGCGGAAGTCGCCGCCTGCCGCGTCCTCGAGTCCCGGCGAGACGAAGCCGACCGCCGGCTGGTGCTTCTGGCGCAGGACGAGATCGACGAGCTGCTGGCGGTCGACCGCGGCGACGAACGCCTGGCGGATGCTCTTGTTGGTGAACGGCTCCATCGTCGTGTTGAAGCGGTAGAACGCCGTTCCGGCCGATTCCTCGACCTTGACCTTATTGTCCGCGAACAGCTGGTCGGCCATGTCGGCCGGGATGCTGCCGGTCGTGTCGAGCTCGCCGGTCGAGAACAGCTGATAGGCCGTATTCGTATCGTTGACCATCTTGTATGTGACGCCGCCGAGCTTCACCGTATCGGCATCCCAGTAGTCCTTGTTCTTGACCATCTTGAGCTCTTCCTCGTGCTTCCACTCCGTGATCGTGAACGGACCGTTGCTGACGATCGTCGACGCCTCGCCCGCCCACTGGGCGTTCCCTTCCACCGTCGCCGGATGCACCGGGAAGAACGCCGGGCTGGCCGTCATCTGCACGAGCCATGCCGCCGGATGGCGCAGCGTGATCTCGAGCGTCTTGTCGTCCTTCGCCTTGATGCCGACGGCGTCGGCCGAGCCTTTGCCGGAATTGTAGTCCTCCGCGCCGACGATCGGGTAGGCGAGGAACGCCGCGTCGGACGCCGTCTCGGGATTCAGCAGCCGCTTCCAGGCGAACTCGAAGTCGGACGCCTTGACGGGATCGCCGTTCGACCATTTCACCCCGTCGCGCAGCGTGAACGTGTAGATCAGCCCATCGTCCGAAGCTTTCCATTCCGCCGCCATCGCCGGCTCCGGCTTGTCGTCCTTGCCGAGGCGGGTCAGCCCCTCGAACGCGTTGTTCACGATGTCATAGGAAATCTGGTCGAAGCCGATCGGCGGATCGAGCGATGTCGGCTCCTTGCTGTTGTTGTAGCGGAGAATCTTGCCGGACGCCTCCCCGTCGCCGCCCTCCCCGTTGGATGTGTCATTGCCGCAAGCCGCCAGCACGCCTCCCGCCAGCAGCACGCTCATCAGCAGCATCGAAAGCTTCTTCATCCCCATTTGTCCGCTCTCCCCTTCGCTTCGTTTTCGGTAGCTTCTATGTGGAAACGGCTCTCCGCCCGCAAAGGGGCGGACAGCGCCGGGCCCTCTATCCGATGGCCGTGCGCGCCGGCTCGCCCGGCGTACCGGTCCCCGCTCCGGCGCCGGAGGCCGGCGGCCTCGCCGCGCGCGGGTCCTGCAGCCAGCACGCGACCGCATGCGTGCCGCCAAGCTCTGCCATCTGCGGCCGATGCAGCCGGCATACCTCCATCGCATGCGGGCAGCGGGCCGCGAACGCGCAGCCCGGCGGCGGCGCGAACAGATCGGGCGGCGTGCCGGGGATCGGCACGAGCGAGCGCCCGCGCTCCCGGTCGAGCCGAGGCAGCGCCGCGAGCAGGCCTTGCGTGTACGGATGCTGCGGGCGCCGGAACAGCTCGGTGACCGTGCCCGACTCCACGATCTCGCCCGCGTACATGACGCAGACGCGGTCGGCCGTCTCGGCGACGACGCCGAGATCATGCGTGATGAGCACGATCGCCGCTCCGGTGCGCTCCTGCAGCATCCGGAACAGGTCGAGAATCTGCGCCTGGATCGTCACGTCGAGCGCTGTCGTCGGCTCGTCGGCGATGAGCAGCGACGGGCTGCACGAGGCCGCGATCGCGATCATGATGCGCTGGCGCATTCCGCCGCTGAACTCGCCGAGGTACTGCTTCATCCGCGCCTCCGGGCTCGGGATGCCGACGAGCTCCAGCATGTCGACGGCGAGCCGCCGCGCCTCGGAGCGCGGCACCTTGCGGTGCAGCGCGATGCCCTCGATCAGCTGCTCGCCGATCGTGAGCGTCGGATTGAGCGCCGTCATCGCGTCCTGGAAGATCATCGCGATCTCCGCTCCGCGCAGCTTGCGCAGCTCCTTTTCCTTGAGCCTGGTCAGCTCGCGCCCCTTCCAGCGGATGCTGGAGCCGGCTCCCAGCTCGGACGAATGCTCCGGCAGCAGCCGCATCAGGCTGCGGGCGGTGACGCTCTTGCCGCAGCCGGACTCGCCGACGACAGCGAGCGTCTCGCCTTGCCGCAGCGAGAAGCTCACGCCGCGCACCGCCTGCACTTGCCCGCCGTGCGTGCGGAAGCTCACCCGGAGGTCGTCGACCTCCAGGATGACCTCGCCCGGAGGCCGGACCGGGCGCCCCGACAACTCGTCCCGCTGCGCCGGACTGCCGCTGTCGGCACGCTCCGGCAACGTACCGGTCCGGCCCGAGGCGCCGATCCCGCCGGCCCGCTCCGGCAGCGCGTCTTCGCGTACCGGAGCGGGCGGCGCGGCCGCGGCCGACAGCTCCGCCTTTTGCCTCCTGCTGCGTCCCCACATCGTCACGACCTCCTCTGTCTCGGATTGAAGATGTCCTGCAGCCCGTCGCCGAGCAGGTTGAACGCCAGCATCGTCACGGAGATGAAGAGAGCCGGGAAGAACAGCCGCCACCACTGCCCCGACAGGATGACCGACAGGCCGTCGCTCGCCATGACGCCCCAGCTCGCGAGCGGCGGCTGGATGCCGAGGCCGAGGAAACTGAGGAACGCCTCGGCGAAGATCGCCGACGGCACGGAGAACGAGATCTGCACCAGGATGACGCCCATCGCGTTGGGCACCAGATGCTTGCGGATGATGCGCCAGCCGCCCGAGCCCATCGAGCGCGCCGCCAGCACGTATTCCGACGACTTGAGCGTGAGCACCTGCCCGCGCACGACGCGCGCCATGCCGATCCAGCCGGTCGCGCTCAGCGCGACGATGATCGTGGCGAGGCCCGGCCCCATGACGACCATGAGCAGGATGACGATGAGCAGGTACGGCACGCCGTACAGCATGTCGACGAAGCGCATCATGACGTTGTCCGCGCGGCCGCCGACATAGCCGGCGATGCCGCCGTAGACGATGCCGATGACGACATCGATGAGCGTCGCCGCCAGGCCGATGAACAGCGAGATGCGCGCCCCGTAGACGATGCGGGCGAACACGTCGCGGCCGAGCTCATCCGTGCCGAACCAGTGCTGCGCCGACGGCGCGAGGTTGATGTCCTCCAGCACCTGCTTGTCGTAGCTCTGCACCGGCAGGTACGGGCCGACCGTCGCCAGCAGCGCCAGCAGCACGATGAGGAATGCCCCGGCGAAGGCGAGGCGGTTTTGCTTGAGCCGCCGCCACGCCTCCTGGGCGAAGCTGAGACGCGGCCGCACGATCGCCTCCGCGTCGACGGCGTCGCGGTTCATCGGGACGAACAGGGAATCGGGCACGCTCACGGCCGTCCCTCCTTCCGATGCAGCTTGATGCGGGGATCGATCAAGCCGTAGACGATGTCGACGAGCAGCATCATGACGAGCAGCAGCGCGCTGTAGAACACGGTCGTGCCCATGATGACCGAGTAGTCGCGGTTGTTGATGCCGTCGACGAAGTACTTGCCCATGCCCGGGATGGCGAAAATCTTCTCGATGACGAAGCTGCCCGTCAGCACGTTGGCGACGAGCGCGCCGAGCAGCGTGACGACCGGCAGCACCGCGTTGCGCAGCGCATGCTTGAAGACGATGACGGCCGGATGCAGCCCCTTGGCGCGGGCCGTCTCGATATAGTCGGCGGTCAGCACCTCGACCATGTTCGCCCGCGTCATGCGGGCGATGATGGCGAGCGGACCGGTCGACAGCGCCAGCGCCGGCAGCACCGCATGCCGCCACGTGCCCCAGGTCGCGACCGGCAGCAGCCGCCACTCGACGGCGACGTACTTGATGAGCAGCGTGGCGACGACGAAGTTCGGCACCGCGATGCCGATGACCGCGAGCACCATCGCGAGCTGGTCGATGAGCCGGTTCTTGCGCAGCGCGGCGACCGTGCCGAGCGCGATGCCGCAGACGATCGAGATCGACAGCGCCAGCAGGCCGAGCTGGAACGACACCGGGAAGCCGCGGCCGATCATGTCGTTCACCGTCGTCGGGAAATGTCCGATCGACGGGCCGAGATCGAACGTCAGCAGCGATTTGAGGTAGAGCACGTACTGCACGCCGAGCGGCTCGTCCAGGTGATAGTACGCCATCATGTTGTCGACCGCCGTCTGGTTCGTGTTCCGGCCCTCCTTGTCGAACGGGCTGCCGGGCACGGAGTGCATGAGGAAGAAGGTGACCGTAATGATGAGCCACAGCGTGACCGCCATGGAAATGAACCGTTTCAGGATGTAGGAAGCCATAGCCGTGCGACGCTCCTTTCGAAGGCTGGGGG encodes:
- a CDS encoding ABC transporter permease; this encodes MASYILKRFISMAVTLWLIITVTFFLMHSVPGSPFDKEGRNTNQTAVDNMMAYYHLDEPLGVQYVLYLKSLLTFDLGPSIGHFPTTVNDMIGRGFPVSFQLGLLALSISIVCGIALGTVAALRKNRLIDQLAMVLAVIGIAVPNFVVATLLIKYVAVEWRLLPVATWGTWRHAVLPALALSTGPLAIIARMTRANMVEVLTADYIETARAKGLHPAVIVFKHALRNAVLPVVTLLGALVANVLTGSFVIEKIFAIPGMGKYFVDGINNRDYSVIMGTTVFYSALLLVMMLLVDIVYGLIDPRIKLHRKEGRP
- a CDS encoding S66 peptidase family protein is translated as MMLRPRALKPGDTVGIPALASPGDPEQIEAASRQLERLGLQVRLGRTVSLRRGYLAGRDEERADELMEMFVDPSIAGIVCARGGYGTARIADRLDYGVIRANAKAFWGYSDITFLHAAIGRLAGLVTFHGPMMIDLREQPAGSGGFDHARPHPVTLEAYRQLLEPHAPSYGEEHGPLRPIVPGEASGPVVGGNLSLLVSTLGTRYELDTRGRLLLLEDVDEEPYRVDRMLMQLRQAGKLDDAAGVIVGDFHNCGPAKRKASLTLDEVLQEHLGAAGKPALAGFRIGHGSPQLVVPLGVEARLSTAERRLVFTDPGWAEDETGSGSVTDSERG
- a CDS encoding peptide ABC transporter substrate-binding protein; protein product: MKKLSMLLMSVLLAGGVLAACGNDTSNGEGGDGEASGKILRYNNSKEPTSLDPPIGFDQISYDIVNNAFEGLTRLGKDDKPEPAMAAEWKASDDGLIYTFTLRDGVKWSNGDPVKASDFEFAWKRLLNPETASDAAFLAYPIVGAEDYNSGKGSADAVGIKAKDDKTLEITLRHPAAWLVQMTASPAFFPVHPATVEGNAQWAGEASTIVSNGPFTITEWKHEEELKMVKNKDYWDADTVKLGGVTYKMVNDTNTAYQLFSTGELDTTGSIPADMADQLFADNKVKVEESAGTAFYRFNTTMEPFTNKSIRQAFVAAVDRQQLVDLVLRQKHQPAVGFVSPGLEDAAGGDFRDVGGDLIGFDAAKAKELLAAGMKEAGYSALPPITLTYSTNDVNQKVAQAMQAMFKDNLGVDVKLESKESKVMVSEQKALQLQLSRSSFLPDFADPINFLDGFQSDNPFSRTGWKNAKFDELIQGAYEQADEKKRYEMMHEAEKILMDDAPILPLYYYNSVNLESDKLSGVVRHAFGFIDFKWAELK
- a CDS encoding dipeptide epimerase; the encoded protein is MIIESIKAMRQSTPMAKPFRTALRTVREAESIIVRVRDRDGRIGWGEAPSTVVITGDSLESIQAAIEHTLAPPLIGQSLLGYERLLQTVHGAMVGSPSAKAALDMAIYDLVAQHCGLPLYQFLGGYKDVLETDFTVSVGEPEEMARDAEASVRGGFDVLKVKVGKDEADLDVRRIEGIRARVGPDVRIRLDANQGWSVKEAVRAIRRMEDLGLDVELVEQPVRAHDVEGLKAVTDAVQTPIMADESVFSPAEALRVLQLRAADLINIKLMKSGGIYKAQQINALAEQHGVECMVGSMIESRVAVTAAAHLAASKKNITRFDFDAPLLIGSDIVDGGVRYDGRVMTFPDAPGLGIRGVRIIRPGAGVAVS
- a CDS encoding ABC transporter ATP-binding protein codes for the protein MWGRSRRQKAELSAAAAPPAPVREDALPERAGGIGASGRTGTLPERADSGSPAQRDELSGRPVRPPGEVILEVDDLRVSFRTHGGQVQAVRGVSFSLRQGETLAVVGESGCGKSVTARSLMRLLPEHSSELGAGSSIRWKGRELTRLKEKELRKLRGAEIAMIFQDAMTALNPTLTIGEQLIEGIALHRKVPRSEARRLAVDMLELVGIPSPEARMKQYLGEFSGGMRQRIMIAIAASCSPSLLIADEPTTALDVTIQAQILDLFRMLQERTGAAIVLITHDLGVVAETADRVCVMYAGEIVESGTVTELFRRPQHPYTQGLLAALPRLDRERGRSLVPIPGTPPDLFAPPPGCAFAARCPHAMEVCRLHRPQMAELGGTHAVACWLQDPRAARPPASGAGAGTGTPGEPARTAIG
- a CDS encoding ABC transporter permease — encoded protein: MNRDAVDAEAIVRPRLSFAQEAWRRLKQNRLAFAGAFLIVLLALLATVGPYLPVQSYDKQVLEDINLAPSAQHWFGTDELGRDVFARIVYGARISLFIGLAATLIDVVIGIVYGGIAGYVGGRADNVMMRFVDMLYGVPYLLIVILLMVVMGPGLATIIVALSATGWIGMARVVRGQVLTLKSSEYVLAARSMGSGGWRIIRKHLVPNAMGVILVQISFSVPSAIFAEAFLSFLGLGIQPPLASWGVMASDGLSVILSGQWWRLFFPALFISVTMLAFNLLGDGLQDIFNPRQRRS